A stretch of the Planktothricoides raciborskii GIHE-MW2 genome encodes the following:
- a CDS encoding helix-turn-helix transcriptional regulator gives MIKDENQYKFSQQIASEFEKSIAAMDRDENRKINDPDGWEIIRGSLKCHLDKLRSEIAEYERLTSHDRDRPIVLTLDDIDDLSQILIKARMAAKLSQKELADLSGLTEEQICRYEDNDYQDASFLEVKFVLDALDLRVQKAEFLVPLDTLRRTPVTKEELLGSRRKNDSDRVAIEQ, from the coding sequence ATGATTAAAGATGAAAACCAGTATAAATTTAGTCAGCAGATTGCCAGCGAATTTGAAAAATCTATTGCGGCAATGGATAGAGATGAAAATAGAAAAATAAACGACCCTGATGGGTGGGAAATTATCAGAGGGTCTTTAAAATGTCACCTTGATAAGTTAAGGTCGGAAATTGCCGAATATGAACGGCTGACATCCCACGATCGCGATCGGCCAATTGTGTTAACTCTTGATGATATTGATGATTTATCTCAAATTTTGATTAAGGCGCGGATGGCCGCAAAGTTAAGCCAAAAAGAGTTGGCAGATTTGTCTGGTCTGACGGAAGAACAAATTTGCCGTTATGAAGATAATGATTACCAAGATGCCAGCTTTTTGGAGGTAAAATTTGTCCTAGATGCCCTGGATCTTAGAGTGCAAAAAGCTGAGTTTTTAGTCCCTTTAGATACTCTGAGAAGAACCCCGGTTACTAAGGAAGAATTATTGGGATCTCGACGGAAAAATGACAGCGATCGCGTGGCGATCGAGCAATAA
- a CDS encoding DUF5615 family PIN-like protein, whose protein sequence is MTIALYMDEHIRRAITNGLKLRGIDVITVQEDGRTGSPDSTLLDRATELNRVIFTQDDEFLVIANCRQQEGVKFSGVIYGHQQYVTVGECVRDLEIIAKSSEPEDLVNQVQYLPL, encoded by the coding sequence ATGACCATAGCTTTGTACATGGATGAGCATATTCGTCGAGCAATTACTAATGGTTTAAAATTGCGGGGTATAGACGTTATTACAGTACAAGAAGATGGTAGAACGGGCAGTCCTGATTCTACTTTACTCGATCGCGCCACCGAACTCAATCGCGTTATCTTTACCCAAGATGATGAGTTTTTAGTCATAGCCAACTGTCGGCAGCAAGAGGGGGTAAAATTTAGTGGAGTGATTTACGGACACCAACAGTATGTAACTGTTGGTGAATGCGTGAGGGACTTAGAAATCATTGCCAAATCCAGTGAACCAGAAGATTTAGTTAACCAAGTTCAATACCTACCTTTGTAA
- a CDS encoding DUF6932 family protein — MIPEFDENGNLPPGVHFCEWEEFVDRFGTTDLRLRLMRGLQMAMQQLKAAGCRTIYINGSFVTSKSDPGDFDACWDREDVDIDYLRREAPQLLKYYDRAGQKAKYKGELFASDQPVGNYGKNSFDLFQEDRKHNTI; from the coding sequence GTGATTCCAGAATTTGATGAAAATGGCAACTTACCGCCTGGGGTTCATTTTTGCGAATGGGAGGAGTTTGTAGATCGATTTGGCACCACCGATCTAAGATTGCGTTTAATGCGCGGACTGCAAATGGCAATGCAGCAACTTAAAGCAGCGGGTTGTCGGACAATTTATATTAACGGTAGCTTTGTCACCAGTAAGTCTGACCCCGGAGATTTTGATGCCTGTTGGGATCGAGAAGATGTTGATATAGACTATCTCAGAAGGGAAGCTCCTCAATTGTTAAAGTATTATGACAGAGCCGGACAAAAAGCTAAATACAAAGGGGAATTATTTGCCTCAGATCAACCTGTAGGCAATTATGGAAAAAACTCTTTTGATTTGTTTCAAGAGGATAGAAAACACAATACAATATAA
- a CDS encoding DUF433 domain-containing protein, which produces MNLTATQYKYIELNENSVPYIAGTTMKVIEVISGYLAFGWSPEEIKFQHPYLTMSQIYSALAYYWDHKEELDADIQQRFERVEKLRQEAGESALAKKLRTQGLIK; this is translated from the coding sequence ATGAACTTAACTGCTACTCAATACAAATATATAGAACTAAATGAAAACAGCGTTCCCTACATTGCCGGAACAACGATGAAAGTCATTGAAGTAATTTCCGGTTATCTAGCTTTTGGCTGGAGTCCCGAAGAAATTAAATTTCAACATCCCTATTTAACCATGAGTCAAATTTATTCGGCATTAGCTTACTATTGGGATCACAAAGAAGAACTAGATGCCGATATTCAGCAACGATTTGAAAGAGTTGAAAAGTTACGTCAAGAAGCTGGCGAATCCGCTTTGGCTAAAAAACTTCGCACTCAGGGGCTAATTAAATGA
- a CDS encoding NINE protein: MSNREKVLLVALISLFTIGGLHRFYIGDKKTGILAILFFWLYVGFIITLVDIVRFLRMSDAEFDAKYQIKPLTLPLFLSIITPLLIIVGGVGLFLKERVMCLPNAVARECIFVTEGDNILNARGTDISREFAWAIETFPPYILGLAGICIMGLIVISNNRNPRV; encoded by the coding sequence ATGTCTAATCGAGAAAAAGTATTGCTGGTCGCACTTATATCTCTGTTTACCATCGGTGGCTTACATCGATTTTATATTGGAGATAAAAAAACAGGAATATTGGCTATTCTGTTTTTTTGGCTTTATGTAGGTTTCATTATTACATTAGTAGATATTGTCCGCTTCTTGAGAATGTCTGATGCAGAATTTGATGCTAAATATCAAATAAAACCACTAACCTTGCCGTTATTTTTGAGTATTATTACCCCATTATTAATCATTGTTGGTGGAGTTGGTCTGTTTCTAAAAGAAAGAGTGATGTGCTTGCCAAATGCCGTTGCCAGAGAGTGTATTTTTGTAACAGAAGGTGACAATATATTAAATGCCAGAGGAACGGATATCTCCAGAGAATTTGCCTGGGCGATCGAAACCTTTCCACCTTATATCTTAGGATTGGCGGGGATTTGTATTATGGGTTTAATCGTCATATCCAACAATCGTAACCCTCGAGTTTAA
- a CDS encoding cyclase family protein, producing the protein MAAYPTQKAIAYSRIIHLSHIIHPQIPQWPGDPAVELEKVADIDPDGYYLRRFSLGEHSATHINAPNSFFPNSPGIDAYPAESLVVPAIAIDIVNLAATNPDYLLTLDDVFSWEETYGRIPPETVVLLYTGWQEKWAKPDDFINQQHFPGFGAEATKFLLDERQIAGVGIDTHGVDSGQDMTFATNKQVLSQGGIVLENLTNLDQLPPVGTTLAIGILRLQNGSGSPAGVMAFIP; encoded by the coding sequence ATGGCAGCGTATCCCACCCAAAAGGCGATCGCCTACTCCCGAATCATTCATCTGAGTCACATCATCCACCCCCAAATCCCCCAATGGCCGGGAGATCCAGCCGTAGAACTGGAAAAAGTCGCCGATATCGACCCAGACGGCTATTACCTGCGGCGGTTTTCCCTGGGGGAACATAGCGCCACCCATATCAACGCCCCAAATAGTTTTTTTCCCAACAGTCCGGGAATTGATGCCTACCCTGCGGAGTCCCTAGTCGTTCCCGCCATAGCGATCGATATTGTCAACTTAGCCGCTACAAATCCTGATTATTTGCTCACCTTAGATGATGTATTTTCTTGGGAGGAAACCTACGGCAGAATTCCCCCAGAAACGGTGGTTCTGCTATACACAGGTTGGCAGGAAAAATGGGCAAAACCGGATGATTTTATCAATCAACAACATTTTCCCGGATTTGGGGCAGAGGCCACAAAATTTTTGCTCGATGAGCGACAAATCGCGGGGGTGGGCATTGATACTCACGGGGTAGATTCTGGTCAAGATATGACTTTTGCCACCAATAAACAAGTATTATCCCAGGGTGGAATTGTTCTGGAAAATCTGACTAATTTAGACCAGTTGCCGCCGGTTGGGACAACCTTGGCGATCGGGATTTTGCGATTACAAAATGGCTCCGGTTCTCCCGCAGGGGTCATGGCATTTATCCCATAA
- a CDS encoding DUF3386 domain-containing protein has translation MQNRLTRKIFLWSFTVILTLAGWIVATPVRAETLANATTPSALEVFRDAYDSRYFWDSDFPGFSATVDVTEDGATYKGEMEIDSNLEITVVGIDDEDAYQSVYSGLQMLVIHRRSVPFDLLHKEHTFSFGSVLENGAVEIDQAGGETPSFYLVQDGKITQVNRLMPTGGVTVDLLESEPTPMGYLGTRYHAFFKTPDTGEAIAEADFEDTYEKVGNYYIPNRQVIRHIEAGEESTVEINLSNIQLLS, from the coding sequence ATGCAAAACCGACTCACTCGTAAAATTTTCCTCTGGAGTTTCACGGTAATTTTAACCTTAGCTGGCTGGATTGTGGCTACCCCAGTCCGGGCTGAAACCCTGGCAAATGCAACCACTCCATCGGCTTTAGAAGTATTTCGCGATGCTTATGATAGCCGCTATTTCTGGGATAGTGATTTTCCAGGGTTTTCGGCAACGGTAGATGTAACCGAAGATGGGGCAACTTATAAAGGCGAAATGGAAATTGATTCTAATTTAGAGATTACCGTGGTGGGGATTGATGATGAAGATGCCTATCAATCGGTGTATTCTGGGTTACAAATGTTAGTAATTCACCGCCGTTCTGTGCCCTTTGATTTGCTCCACAAAGAGCATACTTTTAGCTTTGGCTCAGTCCTAGAAAATGGGGCGGTAGAAATTGACCAAGCAGGGGGTGAAACTCCGTCATTTTATTTAGTTCAGGATGGCAAAATTACTCAGGTGAATCGGTTAATGCCTACCGGGGGTGTGACGGTTGATTTGTTAGAGTCGGAACCAACTCCGATGGGTTATTTGGGGACTCGCTATCACGCTTTTTTCAAGACCCCAGATACGGGTGAGGCGATCGCTGAGGCGGATTTTGAAGATACTTACGAAAAAGTGGGGAATTACTATATTCCTAATCGTCAAGTTATTCGCCATATTGAGGCAGGAGAAGAAAGCACTGTTGAGATTAATCTGAGCAATATTCAGTTACTTTCTTAG
- a CDS encoding NAD(P)/FAD-dependent oxidoreductase: protein MADWDVITIGSGIGGLVAAGLLARYGQRVLVCESHNIPGGAAHSFSRDGFHFDSGPSFYCGLADANSCNPLRQVLTVLGETLPTVAYDPLGHYHFPDVTFPVYGNSQRYRKAIAQITPTGAEEFRRFEQRMLALYDGLKEIPTIELRSDWQVISVFLKYWRSLLKLLPQIGSINSSVGQIMDEYIQDPWVRRLIDLECFLLSGLKADGTVTPEVAFMIGERDRTPIDYPLGGSGAIADALVRGLKRWGGELRLSTHVEQIVVKENKVEGVKLRNGEILTAPIVISNATVWDTYSQLLKPEDLPANYRQKALETPAVESFMHLHLGITAEGIEGLTGHHVVVHHTEQDITEPGNTCMISIPSVWDASLAPPGHHLIHAYTLESYAGWQRDADYPQKKRQKAEPLFRAIEKVIPDLRSRIKIELIGTPLTHARYLRRYQGTYGPAIAAGKGTFPNFQTPIAGLYRVGDSTMPGIGVPAVAASGILCANTLVSPQQTQELLIN from the coding sequence ATGGCAGATTGGGATGTAATTACGATTGGGAGTGGGATTGGGGGATTAGTTGCCGCTGGACTATTAGCCCGTTATGGTCAGCGGGTGTTAGTTTGCGAAAGTCACAATATTCCCGGAGGGGCTGCCCATAGTTTTTCTAGAGATGGTTTTCATTTTGATTCGGGGCCTTCGTTTTATTGCGGTTTAGCTGACGCAAATAGTTGTAATCCGTTGCGCCAAGTTTTGACGGTTTTGGGCGAAACTTTGCCCACGGTTGCTTACGATCCTCTGGGTCATTATCATTTTCCCGATGTGACATTTCCGGTTTATGGCAATTCCCAACGCTATCGAAAGGCGATCGCGCAAATTACTCCCACTGGGGCTGAAGAATTCCGCCGATTTGAACAACGGATGTTAGCCTTATATGACGGATTAAAAGAAATTCCCACCATAGAGTTACGGTCAGACTGGCAGGTGATTTCTGTATTTCTGAAATATTGGCGTTCTCTGTTGAAATTGCTGCCGCAAATTGGGTCAATTAATTCTTCGGTGGGTCAAATTATGGATGAATATATCCAAGACCCTTGGGTGAGACGGTTAATTGATTTAGAATGTTTTCTTTTATCGGGGTTAAAAGCGGATGGAACCGTGACCCCAGAAGTAGCATTTATGATCGGAGAACGCGATCGCACTCCTATTGATTATCCCCTTGGTGGGAGTGGGGCGATCGCGGATGCTTTAGTTCGGGGATTAAAACGTTGGGGCGGGGAATTGCGACTTAGTACCCATGTTGAGCAAATTGTCGTCAAAGAAAACAAAGTTGAAGGGGTAAAATTGCGGAATGGGGAAATTCTCACCGCCCCAATTGTTATTTCTAATGCCACAGTTTGGGATACTTACAGCCAACTCTTGAAACCCGAAGATTTGCCCGCAAATTATCGTCAAAAAGCATTAGAAACCCCCGCTGTGGAAAGCTTTATGCACCTGCATCTCGGCATTACAGCGGAGGGAATAGAAGGGTTGACAGGACACCATGTAGTTGTCCATCACACCGAGCAAGATATCACAGAACCGGGCAATACTTGCATGATTTCTATTCCTTCAGTTTGGGATGCGTCACTTGCGCCTCCAGGACATCATTTGATCCATGCTTATACCTTGGAATCTTACGCCGGTTGGCAGCGAGATGCCGATTATCCCCAGAAAAAACGGCAAAAAGCAGAACCGCTATTTCGGGCTATAGAAAAAGTGATTCCTGATTTACGTTCTCGCATTAAAATTGAGTTAATTGGTACACCCTTAACCCATGCGCGATATTTGCGTCGCTATCAAGGCACTTATGGGCCGGCGATCGCGGCTGGAAAAGGCACATTTCCCAATTTTCAAACCCCGATCGCTGGGTTATATCGCGTTGGAGATAGTACCATGCCGGGAATTGGGGTTCCTGCGGTGGCTGCCTCTGGTATTCTTTGCGCTAATACCTTGGTTTCCCCACAGCAAACTCAGGAATTGTTGATAAATTAA
- a CDS encoding pentapeptide repeat-containing protein, producing MSQLVFMIALLIGLIFWLLQQIVIAPAWAATIPQTPPMLTREVLQERVKNPEFTEGMRRINLSNFTIDLRSDNAEFKSQFYRQVKLYLNRPGNPVGLDVSNSVILGAFNGNNLGLQVPLYAESLSPMFTEDELLQIKRDRRRLSQLTQLSRSLLGTPASEVQISILRGPIKMAQTRFEGTVNFNNTFFLNTLDAIGAEFIGNTEWSETRFSLMAKFNSAKFKAVTQFRGSIFYQKATFNRAEFQDSVNFTGSTFANSGSFHQTQWQKLANFSRVQWLSNADFSQGQFGDRLLFTNDKFSQSLFLNGANFAQLASFREAQFAQPVNLRGASILNQADFSDADFTPDAYVNVAELTFDSEQAKIAGDTGRIGRKLSVPSLQGNETVLRNLVRNFRSSEQIPDANQVEYLRAKLQFRELGKRLHNVNVNTATAAELKSLGFSNQQVKAIIDSRQMHFFRNLNELLSLEEIDLATYVKVSDRIFCSPRSGIFASVLDTLQWLGLSLLLLLSAYGTSSELVFGVGMVAIAYFGVLFWLIDRYRRLVPQPIVPNLGETISVLISFIGFTGIGLLAIFNSPENSWLTLGCLAIFLLPLPVLLVTIIYWRGRYHQLLNVSYFVEDGSMRQLRLTIGRLPIIPKFPLFRDRYYPILWDRRWSWLNYYDFSLNNLFKFGFNDIRVRDEHLPGLINTLVWYQWSLGILYLTLLLWTLSRTIPGLNLLIYLK from the coding sequence GTGTCTCAATTGGTTTTTATGATCGCTCTTTTGATTGGTTTAATTTTTTGGTTACTCCAGCAAATAGTCATAGCACCAGCATGGGCAGCGACGATTCCCCAAACTCCCCCAATGCTGACGAGAGAAGTTTTGCAAGAACGAGTCAAAAATCCGGAATTTACTGAAGGGATGCGCCGGATTAATTTAAGCAATTTTACTATTGATTTACGCAGTGATAATGCGGAGTTTAAAAGCCAGTTTTATCGGCAGGTTAAACTTTATTTAAATCGTCCCGGGAATCCCGTAGGTTTAGACGTTTCTAATTCGGTGATTTTGGGGGCATTTAATGGTAATAATTTGGGGCTACAAGTGCCCCTTTATGCGGAGTCTTTGTCCCCAATGTTTACGGAAGATGAGTTGTTACAAATTAAGCGCGATCGCCGTCGGTTATCGCAGCTTACCCAGTTGTCGCGATCGCTCTTAGGAACTCCCGCTTCTGAGGTGCAAATTTCGATTTTACGAGGTCCGATTAAAATGGCGCAAACTCGGTTTGAGGGAACGGTAAATTTTAATAATACCTTTTTCTTAAATACCTTAGATGCGATCGGGGCAGAATTTATCGGCAATACGGAATGGTCAGAAACTCGTTTTAGTCTTATGGCTAAATTTAATAGTGCTAAGTTTAAGGCTGTAACCCAATTTCGCGGCAGTATTTTTTACCAAAAAGCAACTTTTAATCGGGCGGAATTTCAAGACTCGGTAAATTTTACCGGCAGTACCTTTGCCAATAGTGGCAGTTTTCATCAAACCCAGTGGCAAAAACTGGCTAACTTTAGTCGGGTGCAATGGCTGAGTAATGCGGATTTTAGCCAAGGTCAATTTGGCGATCGCCTTTTATTTACTAACGATAAATTTAGCCAATCCCTATTTTTAAATGGGGCAAATTTTGCTCAATTAGCGAGTTTCCGCGAGGCACAATTTGCCCAGCCGGTGAACTTAAGGGGCGCCAGTATTCTCAATCAAGCGGATTTTAGTGATGCTGACTTTACCCCAGATGCTTATGTGAATGTGGCAGAACTCACTTTTGATTCAGAACAGGCAAAAATTGCCGGAGATACCGGCAGAATTGGGCGAAAACTTTCGGTTCCCAGTTTACAAGGAAATGAAACAGTGTTGCGAAATTTAGTGAGAAATTTTCGCTCCTCAGAACAAATTCCTGATGCCAATCAAGTGGAGTATTTACGGGCTAAATTGCAATTCCGAGAATTGGGCAAACGTTTACACAATGTAAATGTGAATACTGCTACAGCAGCGGAATTGAAAAGTTTAGGTTTTTCTAATCAACAGGTTAAGGCAATTATTGATAGTCGCCAAATGCATTTTTTTAGAAATTTAAATGAACTTTTATCCCTAGAAGAAATTGATTTAGCTACCTATGTCAAAGTCAGCGATCGCATCTTTTGTAGTCCGCGATCGGGTATTTTTGCCTCCGTATTAGATACCTTACAATGGTTAGGCTTAAGTTTGCTACTTTTATTGAGTGCTTATGGCACCAGTTCAGAGTTAGTTTTTGGGGTAGGAATGGTGGCGATCGCCTATTTTGGGGTGTTATTTTGGTTAATAGATCGGTATCGTCGGCTAGTCCCTCAACCCATTGTGCCCAACTTAGGAGAAACTATCTCAGTATTGATTAGTTTTATCGGCTTTACCGGGATTGGTTTATTGGCGATTTTTAATAGTCCAGAAAATTCTTGGCTGACTTTAGGCTGTCTGGCAATTTTTCTGCTGCCATTACCTGTATTATTGGTTACAATTATTTATTGGCGCGGTCGCTATCATCAGTTATTAAATGTCAGTTATTTTGTCGAAGATGGGAGTATGCGGCAACTGCGTTTAACTATTGGTCGATTGCCGATTATTCCTAAGTTTCCCTTATTCCGCGATCGCTATTATCCAATTCTTTGGGATCGGCGCTGGAGTTGGTTAAACTATTATGATTTTAGTTTGAATAATCTATTTAAATTTGGCTTTAATGATATCCGCGTCCGAGACGAACACCTCCCCGGATTAATTAATACCTTAGTGTGGTATCAATGGAGTCTGGGAATTTTATATCTGACTCTATTACTCTGGACGCTTTCCCGCACCATCCCCGGTCTGAACTTATTGATTTATTTAAAATAA
- a CDS encoding DUF2283 domain-containing protein has translation MNSTKMIYFEQEDILHLTLADEPEANSIELSPNITAELNDKGELIGLEITKASSFIRDSILETAQLKLLQLSS, from the coding sequence ATGAATTCCACAAAAATGATCTATTTTGAACAAGAAGATATTTTACATTTAACTCTAGCTGATGAACCGGAAGCCAACAGTATTGAACTCAGTCCTAACATTACGGCAGAGTTGAACGATAAAGGAGAGTTAATTGGCTTGGAAATAACAAAAGCTAGTAGCTTTATCCGAGATTCGATTCTAGAAACCGCTCAATTAAAGCTACTCCAATTATCATCGTAA
- a CDS encoding NAD(P)-dependent alcohol dehydrogenase, protein MTEATKFKAYAVLNAGEKLQPWEYEPAPLQVNEIEIRVTHNGLCHTDIHMRDNDWGVTQFPLVAGHEVVGVVTEVGEKVTHLQKGDRVGVGWIRNSCRTCDHCLQGEENICRQGYTGLIVGNYGGFADRLRVNADFTYKIPDALDSASAAPLLCAGITVYTPLRTYIKHPGTKVGVMGIGGLGHLAIKFARAMGAEVTAFSTSADKEAQAKEFGAHHYQKWGTAEEMKAVTGTLDLVVSTVSAETDWDVAFSLLANNGVLCFVGIPVSSLNVPLIPLIFGQKSVVGSVVGGRRFMREMLEFAAINQIKPMIETMPLSQVNEAMDKVAANKARYRIVLLSE, encoded by the coding sequence ATGACCGAAGCTACAAAGTTCAAGGCTTATGCCGTCTTAAACGCCGGGGAAAAGCTACAACCTTGGGAATATGAACCCGCCCCCTTACAAGTCAATGAAATAGAAATTCGCGTGACTCATAATGGTCTGTGCCATACGGATATTCACATGAGAGATAATGACTGGGGAGTGACTCAATTTCCCCTAGTCGCAGGGCATGAAGTTGTGGGAGTCGTGACGGAAGTGGGAGAAAAAGTTACCCATCTCCAAAAAGGCGATCGCGTGGGAGTGGGCTGGATCCGTAACTCCTGCCGGACTTGCGACCACTGCTTGCAAGGGGAAGAAAATATCTGTCGTCAAGGCTATACAGGTCTAATTGTGGGCAACTATGGCGGATTTGCCGATCGCCTGCGAGTGAACGCAGATTTCACTTATAAAATTCCCGATGCTTTAGACTCTGCCAGTGCTGCACCATTATTGTGTGCCGGAATTACCGTTTACACTCCCTTACGCACCTATATTAAACATCCGGGGACGAAAGTTGGGGTAATGGGAATTGGTGGACTGGGACATTTAGCCATTAAATTTGCCCGGGCAATGGGAGCAGAAGTGACCGCATTTTCTACCTCTGCGGATAAAGAAGCCCAAGCCAAAGAATTTGGTGCCCATCATTATCAAAAATGGGGCACCGCTGAAGAGATGAAAGCAGTCACCGGCACTTTGGATTTAGTGGTTTCTACAGTTTCCGCCGAAACAGACTGGGATGTTGCCTTTAGCCTATTAGCTAATAATGGCGTGTTGTGTTTTGTAGGCATTCCCGTTTCCAGTCTAAATGTGCCATTAATTCCCTTAATTTTTGGCCAAAAATCTGTGGTGGGTAGCGTCGTCGGTGGTCGCCGGTTTATGCGGGAAATGTTAGAATTTGCGGCGATTAATCAAATTAAACCGATGATAGAAACCATGCCTTTAAGTCAGGTGAATGAGGCAATGGACAAGGTAGCGGCTAATAAAGCCCGTTATCGGATTGTGTTGTTATCTGAATGA
- a CDS encoding sialate O-acetylesterase, which produces MKITVIFLGLLFFFLMTFYLSGDTNQGFVTLTLPSIFSDRMVLQQQRNVSIWGWDKPGTAIAVTFRGQKILTQAELDGKWIASVNTGAAGGPFTLLISGTKQQKLEDVLVGEVWVAGGQSNMWWPVSRSLPIDPVSDSDLGDSETRLPCPSCDPEIRVWDANTAPNSEGWRARQPQKTVQAEWKITTPETVGNFPATAYFFARELHQTLKVPIGIVHLAVPGQKIETFFSNEFIQVNLPHLVNNSGDKNQPNYEGKAAELFNGMVYPAAPYSARGFIWWQGESNAGEFLTYRVLFPALIQEWRRWWHNENAPFLFVELANFLEKQTYPVEEDPWPSLRDAQKEGLKLPNTAMISTIDILPDTANPNEIHPPNKQLAGHRLYLAAIANVYGQKDIPWSGPQYQSVQFEDGKAIVTFNYVGAGLMVPNGGELKGFALAGSDRRFFWADAKIQNNQVILTSKAVPNPVVVRYGWANNPIGNLYNQAGLPAFPFRSDPWTLGLNKAEWKNMEMVELAAYIQRELMPQNPQQKLIWQQIYQAIASSQKSKAKQLIVTLRQQPIAEANLDRALPILDSKIKS; this is translated from the coding sequence ATGAAAATTACGGTTATCTTCCTGGGACTGCTATTCTTTTTTCTGATGACTTTTTATTTATCTGGGGACACGAACCAAGGTTTTGTCACCCTAACTTTACCTTCGATTTTTAGCGATCGCATGGTGCTCCAGCAACAGAGGAATGTGTCGATTTGGGGGTGGGACAAACCGGGGACGGCGATCGCGGTGACATTTCGGGGGCAAAAAATCTTGACCCAAGCGGAATTGGACGGCAAATGGATCGCCTCGGTAAACACGGGGGCGGCAGGTGGGCCATTTACCCTGCTGATTTCAGGGACAAAACAGCAAAAGCTGGAGGATGTGCTGGTCGGAGAAGTTTGGGTGGCTGGGGGTCAGAGTAATATGTGGTGGCCCGTCAGTCGCAGCCTGCCCATAGACCCGGTTTCTGACTCTGATTTGGGGGATTCAGAAACCCGATTGCCTTGTCCGTCCTGCGATCCAGAGATTCGGGTTTGGGATGCGAATACGGCCCCGAACAGTGAGGGTTGGCGGGCAAGGCAGCCCCAGAAGACTGTCCAGGCAGAATGGAAAATCACCACACCGGAAACTGTGGGGAATTTTCCCGCTACAGCTTATTTTTTTGCCAGGGAATTGCACCAAACTTTAAAGGTGCCAATCGGGATTGTTCACTTGGCTGTACCGGGGCAAAAAATTGAGACATTTTTTAGTAATGAGTTTATTCAAGTAAACCTGCCGCATTTGGTGAATAATTCAGGGGATAAAAACCAGCCGAATTATGAGGGTAAAGCCGCAGAGTTGTTTAATGGTATGGTTTATCCGGCTGCCCCCTATTCTGCACGAGGTTTTATTTGGTGGCAAGGGGAATCGAATGCAGGGGAGTTTTTGACATACCGGGTTTTGTTTCCGGCTTTAATCCAGGAGTGGCGGCGGTGGTGGCACAACGAGAATGCCCCTTTTTTATTTGTGGAGTTGGCCAATTTCCTGGAAAAACAAACTTATCCGGTGGAAGAAGATCCTTGGCCCAGTTTGCGCGATGCCCAGAAAGAAGGATTAAAATTGCCTAATACGGCGATGATTTCTACTATCGATATTCTGCCAGATACAGCGAATCCTAACGAGATTCATCCGCCGAATAAACAGTTGGCAGGGCATCGTCTTTATTTGGCCGCGATCGCCAATGTTTATGGTCAAAAAGATATCCCGTGGAGTGGTCCGCAATATCAGTCGGTACAGTTTGAAGATGGCAAAGCGATCGTCACTTTTAATTATGTAGGGGCAGGACTGATGGTGCCAAATGGTGGTGAACTAAAAGGGTTTGCCCTCGCAGGAAGCGATCGCCGTTTTTTCTGGGCCGATGCCAAGATTCAAAATAATCAAGTGATTCTGACCAGTAAAGCAGTACCAAACCCGGTGGTGGTGCGTTATGGTTGGGCGAATAATCCCATCGGCAATTTGTACAATCAAGCGGGATTACCTGCTTTTCCCTTTCGCAGCGATCCTTGGACATTGGGGTTGAATAAAGCGGAGTGGAAAAATATGGAAATGGTGGAATTAGCAGCTTATATTCAGAGAGAATTAATGCCGCAAAACCCGCAACAAAAATTAATTTGGCAGCAGATATATCAGGCGATCGCGTCATCTCAGAAATCTAAGGCCAAACAACTGATTGTCACCTTAAGGCAGCAACCAATTGCCGAGGCTAATTTAGACCGAGCTTTGCCAATTTTGGATAGTAAAATTAAGTCTTAA